A stretch of Schistocerca americana isolate TAMUIC-IGC-003095 chromosome 3, iqSchAmer2.1, whole genome shotgun sequence DNA encodes these proteins:
- the LOC124605738 gene encoding uncharacterized protein C7orf50: MSATGEGKKGIKRKKEKIKKLKTEPKTRDEVLVQKKALTYLKQWHRDRGNWKFEKLKQIWLIQNMLDASKIPDKKFKIFLQYIVPIKGSARRLVEEKASEIISAMEKRIELEEQGLTENEILAQNPQLAGVTHTSYERSRQILQSLQEE; this comes from the exons GGAAGGCAAGAAGGGGATAAAACGGAAGAAAGAGAAAAtcaagaaactaaaaacagaaccgaaaacaaGAGATGAAGTATTAGTGCAGAAAAAGGCACTTACATATTTGAAGCAGTGGCATCGAGAtcgtggaaactggaaatttgagaaATTGAAGCAGATATGGCTTATCCAAAACATGTTAGATGCAAGCAAG ATTCCAGACAAGAAATTCAAAATATTCCTTCAGTATATTGTCCCTATAAAAGGGAGTGCAAGAAGATTAGttgaagaaaaagcatcagaaataatttCCGCAATGGAAAAGAGAATAGAACTTGAAGAGCAAGGATTGACTGAAAATGAAATACTAGCACAAAACCCACAATTGGCTGGTGTGACCCATACTTCCTATGAACGTAGCAGACAAATTCTTCAGTCATTGCAAGAAGAATGA